From the genome of Ornithobacterium rhinotracheale, one region includes:
- a CDS encoding DUF4134 domain-containing protein, whose amino-acid sequence MAKQNVFKTVLLGSCTLASTVLFAQGNGVGGINEATQMITSYFDPATKLIYAIGAVVGLIGGVKVYNKFSNGDPDTSKTAASWFGACIFLIVAATILRSFFL is encoded by the coding sequence ATGGCAAAACAAAATGTATTTAAAACAGTCTTATTAGGGAGCTGTACCCTCGCATCAACTGTCCTATTTGCCCAAGGTAACGGCGTGGGTGGTATCAACGAAGCCACACAAATGATTACCTCTTACTTTGACCCCGCTACTAAACTCATTTATGCCATTGGTGCAGTCGTAGGATTGATAGGCGGCGTAAAAGTGTACAATAAATTTTCCAATGGAGATCCTGATACAAGTAAAACCGCCGCTTCGTGGTTTGGTGCCTGTATCTTTTTGATTGTAGCCGCTACCATTCTAAGGTCTTTCTTTTTATAA
- a CDS encoding DUF4141 domain-containing protein, which produces MKRFIMTALVVLTIGTSVPANAQWIVSDPGNLAQSIVNTAQEIVQTSSTATNTLKNFKEVEKVYKQGKKYYDALKKVKTIVKDARKVKETVLMVGDISEIYVTNFKKMTQDPNFSPDELEAIAFGYSQLLEESSGLLNDLKKIINASSLSMNDKERMDIIDQVYKEVKEYHSLIRYYTKKNISVSYLRAKKKNDTKRVLDLYGTESRYW; this is translated from the coding sequence ATGAAACGATTTATTATGACTGCATTGGTTGTGCTAACAATAGGCACCAGTGTACCTGCAAACGCTCAATGGATAGTAAGCGACCCTGGAAACTTAGCACAAAGTATTGTGAATACGGCACAAGAAATCGTACAGACTTCTTCAACCGCTACCAATACCCTTAAAAACTTCAAAGAAGTGGAAAAAGTGTATAAACAAGGAAAGAAATACTACGATGCTTTGAAGAAAGTAAAGACAATTGTCAAAGATGCAAGAAAGGTAAAAGAAACCGTCTTAATGGTAGGTGATATTTCCGAAATCTATGTAACCAACTTTAAAAAGATGACCCAAGACCCCAATTTTAGCCCTGATGAATTAGAAGCCATTGCTTTTGGGTATTCTCAGTTATTGGAAGAGAGTTCAGGCTTACTGAATGATTTAAAGAAAATCATCAATGCGTCTTCATTGTCTATGAATGATAAGGAACGAATGGATATTATCGACCAAGTCTATAAAGAAGTCAAGGAATATCATAGCCTTATTCGTTATTACACGAAAAAAAACATATCGGTAAGTTATCTAAGAGCGAAAAAGAAAAATGATACCAAACGCGTATTGGATTTATACGGAACCGAGTCTAGGTATTGGTAA
- a CDS encoding TraG family conjugative transposon ATPase → MRNISKTATLESKFPLLAIEEACVLSKEADISIGFEIALPELFTISSNDYDHLHSMWHKAIKVLPNFCIVHKQDWFTKENYQPNIQKENLSFLTRSYERHFNERPFLNHRCYLFITQTTEKRMRTQSNFSSLCKGHFLPKQVTKKEHFTRFLEAVAQFERILNDSGFLQLTRLTEKDYIGDKNSKGLWERYFSLTPDSHPSLQDICLSAEEMRIGNQRLCLHTLSDTEDLPAKVSPDNRYEGLSTDRSDCRLSFASPVGLLLSCNHIYNQYLFIDNSEKNLQRFEKSARNMHSLARYSRANQINKQWIDNYLNQAHSFGLTSIRAHFNVMAWSDNPQELRKIKNDCGSALASMECKPHHNTVDVATLYWAGIPGNAADFPIEESFYTFIEPALCFFTQETNYHSSPSPFGIKMSDRLTGKPIHLDISDLPMKKGIITNRNKFVLGPSGSGKSFFTNHMVRQYYEQGTHVLMVDTGNSYQGICELINAKTKGTDGVYFTYTEDNPIAFNPFYTDDNVFDIEKRESIKTLIMTLWKREDEPARRSEEVALSNAVNLYIQYIKDDPEHQPCFNGFYEFVKKDYRLVLEKKNVREKDFDLMNFLNVLEPYYKGGEYDYLLNSDKEMDLLNKRFIVFEIDAIKDHPILFPVVTIIIMEVFINKMRRLQGIRKMILIEEAWKAIAKEGMAEYIKYLFKTVRKYFGEAVIVTQEVDDIIHSPIVKESIINNSDCKILLDQRKYMNKFEDIQRMLGLTEKEKSQILSINQNNAPNRLYKEVWIGLGGTHSAVYATEVSPEEYLAYTTEESEKYELMQLTKKLDGNLELAIRQKAQERREEIY, encoded by the coding sequence ATGAGAAATATATCCAAAACAGCAACCTTGGAAAGTAAATTTCCTTTGTTAGCCATTGAAGAGGCTTGTGTGCTGTCCAAAGAAGCCGATATTAGTATCGGCTTTGAGATAGCCCTCCCAGAATTATTTACAATTTCTTCTAATGATTACGATCATCTACATTCGATGTGGCACAAAGCCATCAAAGTATTACCCAATTTTTGTATCGTTCATAAACAGGATTGGTTTACTAAAGAAAACTACCAGCCGAATATTCAAAAGGAAAACCTAAGTTTTCTTACGCGCTCCTACGAAAGACACTTTAACGAACGCCCTTTTCTAAATCATCGTTGCTATCTGTTCATAACACAAACCACTGAAAAGAGAATGCGAACACAAAGCAACTTTTCATCTCTTTGCAAAGGGCATTTTCTTCCCAAACAAGTAACCAAAAAAGAACATTTTACTCGTTTTTTAGAAGCGGTCGCACAATTTGAGCGTATCTTAAATGATAGTGGCTTTTTACAACTCACTCGATTGACCGAAAAAGACTATATCGGCGATAAAAACTCCAAAGGCTTATGGGAACGCTATTTTAGTTTGACCCCAGACAGCCACCCTAGTTTACAAGATATCTGTCTATCGGCAGAAGAAATGCGTATCGGCAATCAACGCCTATGCTTACACACCTTATCCGATACAGAAGATTTACCCGCCAAAGTATCCCCTGATAATCGCTACGAAGGCTTATCAACTGATAGAAGCGACTGCCGACTATCCTTTGCAAGTCCAGTCGGTTTGTTATTGAGTTGCAATCATATCTATAATCAATACTTATTTATTGATAATTCAGAAAAGAATTTACAACGATTTGAAAAGTCCGCTCGCAATATGCACTCGCTCGCTCGGTATAGTCGTGCCAATCAAATCAATAAGCAGTGGATTGATAATTATCTCAACCAAGCTCATTCTTTTGGTTTAACCTCTATTCGAGCGCATTTTAATGTCATGGCGTGGTCGGATAATCCACAGGAACTCCGCAAGATCAAAAATGATTGCGGTAGTGCTTTAGCCTCTATGGAATGTAAACCCCATCATAATACCGTGGATGTTGCCACTTTGTATTGGGCTGGGATACCAGGGAACGCCGCAGACTTCCCGATCGAGGAAAGTTTTTACACTTTTATAGAACCTGCCTTATGTTTCTTCACACAAGAAACGAATTACCATAGTTCGCCTAGTCCATTTGGCATCAAAATGTCGGATAGGCTTACAGGCAAACCTATTCATTTGGATATTTCGGATTTACCAATGAAAAAAGGCATTATCACCAACCGAAACAAATTTGTTCTCGGTCCTTCAGGAAGTGGTAAGTCCTTTTTTACCAATCATATGGTTCGACAATATTACGAACAAGGTACTCATGTACTCATGGTAGATACGGGGAATTCTTACCAAGGTATTTGTGAACTGATTAACGCTAAAACCAAAGGTACAGACGGCGTGTATTTTACATATACCGAAGATAATCCGATTGCTTTTAATCCTTTTTATACGGACGATAATGTATTCGATATAGAAAAAAGGGAAAGTATCAAAACCCTCATTATGACGCTTTGGAAACGCGAAGACGAACCCGCAAGGCGTTCGGAAGAAGTCGCTTTGTCCAATGCGGTTAATCTCTATATCCAATACATCAAAGATGACCCAGAGCATCAACCTTGTTTCAATGGGTTTTATGAGTTTGTAAAAAAAGATTATCGACTAGTCTTAGAAAAAAAGAATGTCCGAGAAAAGGATTTTGACTTGATGAACTTTTTGAATGTTTTAGAACCGTATTACAAAGGTGGTGAGTACGACTATCTTTTAAATTCGGACAAAGAAATGGATTTGCTCAATAAACGATTTATCGTTTTTGAAATTGATGCCATTAAAGACCACCCGATATTGTTTCCTGTCGTTACCATTATCATTATGGAAGTCTTTATCAATAAAATGCGAAGACTCCAAGGGATTCGCAAAATGATATTGATTGAAGAGGCTTGGAAAGCCATTGCCAAAGAGGGAATGGCAGAGTATATTAAGTATCTGTTTAAAACCGTTCGTAAATACTTTGGTGAAGCCGTAATTGTAACCCAAGAGGTGGACGATATTATTCACTCTCCAATAGTAAAAGAGTCCATTATCAATAACTCGGATTGTAAAATATTGCTCGACCAGAGGAAATATATGAACAAGTTTGAGGATATTCAAAGAATGCTTGGACTTACCGAAAAAGAAAAATCCCAAATCCTTTCGATTAATCAAAATAACGCCCCCAACCGATTGTATAAAGAAGTGTGGATAGGCTTAGGCGGTACGCATTCGGCGGTCTACGCCACGGAGGTAAGCCCCGAAGAATATTTAGCCTATACGACCGAAGAGTCCGAGAAATACGAACTCATGCAATTAACTAAAAAACTTGATGGCAACTTAGAGTTGGCCATTCGCCAAAAGGCACAAGAGAGAAGAGAAGAAATTTATTAA
- a CDS encoding DUF4133 domain-containing protein translates to MQKKKKSFAINKGIGRTVEFKGLKAQYLFIFAGGLLGVLLLTMILYIVGVSPYITMGLGVLLASLVIWQTFSLNRKYGEHGLMKIAANRRHPKYLIHRKAVRRFIQPTNSHTHEKYIQNSNLGK, encoded by the coding sequence ATGCAAAAAAAGAAAAAGAGTTTTGCCATCAATAAAGGCATCGGTAGAACGGTAGAGTTTAAAGGACTCAAAGCCCAATACCTGTTTATTTTCGCAGGTGGTTTATTGGGTGTCCTGCTACTTACGATGATACTCTATATCGTGGGCGTAAGTCCTTATATCACGATGGGTTTAGGTGTCCTATTGGCGAGTTTGGTCATTTGGCAGACTTTTTCGCTAAATCGAAAATATGGCGAACACGGCTTAATGAAAATAGCCGCCAATAGAAGACATCCTAAATACCTTATCCACCGAAAGGCTGTCCGTCGATTTATCCAACCTACTAATTCCCATACCCATGAGAAATATATCCAAAACAGCAACCTTGGAAAGTAA
- a CDS encoding type VI secretion system Vgr family protein, giving the protein MKNPLSHIKTYQDFLADVNNPVVMPTLYIGGKPFLEREHFRVEIHQYTGKHDEFTIIVSDEVVDDFYGFLMRQSRLLLGEQFLLNFHQYGKVIQSFQGIVTHVSNKKNGDSGTGDLYITASAPSILLENGKNSRSFEKMTVEQIIAEVCKNYPPEAKVKVIGGLNTKNSLDYTVQYNESDYAFLTRLANRLGEYFYYDGKQLIFGNRAQKQITLSEGDDLAEVSFDLKIQNQNFTQYVYDEAFGDVFTHNADNTFTPPKDNPILGTAIQLAKKTFTQKSSHYSSNFTMGDEDSDARYKVPLYKEKLQHMMWVKGKSRNPLLKSGSLADMYDINGKAMEIYRILEITHHLDGDTYWNEFVGIPDIFVSPYVDENAFAKCEDQPAIVKDNNDPQGLGRVRVQFIWQRPTNEYSPWIRVVQPHGGSGKGFYFIPEIDEEVMVSFENQNAERPYVIGSHYNGKSKSGYATKDNSVKVIKTRSNHTILLDDSKEKMSITIVDQAGNTIYLDTVNKSIQIEAPETISIKCKNLDIEVAENMKTSVGQNQESTIGKNLKIVAQEEISQDSGKKTIIASGDNTEISAKRDLDLYGKQNLIGYTDGKSEIGAKEQMHLFGTKSLITAKDKIEYKAPSMNKLPEKGEFKYDKEKKIINAQWMCSEFKTPVKTAQYNEKLSLLVQTRNYEEGETITIVVGELNDKDINEQGKEITLSGTVDNRGFAELREKVEVLQETEAEKQLAEQERQKEQEKLNNEIYKTYEGKDYTYNEWKIKEQELWEEYKRNKTRK; this is encoded by the coding sequence ATGAAAAATCCCCTATCGCATATCAAGACCTATCAAGATTTTTTAGCCGATGTAAACAACCCCGTGGTGATGCCCACGCTTTATATAGGTGGCAAACCCTTTTTGGAGCGAGAGCATTTTAGGGTAGAGATACACCAATACACAGGAAAACATGATGAATTTACCATTATTGTATCCGATGAAGTGGTAGATGACTTCTATGGATTTTTAATGCGTCAATCCCGCTTACTTTTAGGGGAGCAATTTTTATTAAACTTCCATCAGTATGGGAAGGTGATTCAGAGTTTTCAAGGTATTGTTACCCACGTTAGCAACAAGAAGAATGGCGATAGCGGTACGGGGGACTTATACATTACGGCATCAGCTCCCAGTATATTATTAGAGAATGGGAAGAATAGCCGTAGTTTTGAGAAAATGACAGTAGAGCAAATTATAGCAGAAGTATGTAAAAATTACCCACCAGAAGCCAAAGTAAAAGTAATAGGCGGTTTAAATACCAAAAACTCATTGGACTATACGGTTCAGTATAACGAATCGGACTATGCGTTTTTGACTCGTTTAGCCAATCGTTTAGGGGAATATTTTTATTACGATGGCAAACAGCTTATTTTTGGTAATCGAGCCCAAAAGCAAATCACTCTAAGTGAAGGCGATGATTTAGCCGAAGTTAGTTTTGATTTAAAAATACAGAATCAGAATTTTACCCAATATGTTTACGATGAAGCCTTTGGAGATGTCTTTACGCACAATGCCGATAATACCTTTACACCTCCAAAAGACAATCCTATATTAGGTACGGCGATACAATTAGCAAAAAAGACTTTTACGCAGAAAAGTAGTCATTATTCAAGTAACTTTACTATGGGTGATGAAGATAGTGATGCCCGCTATAAAGTTCCGTTATACAAAGAGAAGTTACAACATATGATGTGGGTTAAGGGCAAGAGTCGTAATCCACTACTCAAATCAGGGAGTTTAGCCGATATGTACGATATTAATGGAAAAGCGATGGAAATTTATCGTATTTTGGAGATAACCCATCACTTAGATGGTGATACCTATTGGAATGAGTTTGTAGGTATTCCTGATATTTTTGTGTCGCCTTATGTAGATGAGAATGCTTTTGCTAAATGTGAAGACCAACCCGCTATTGTAAAGGATAACAACGACCCACAAGGTTTAGGACGAGTAAGAGTACAGTTTATCTGGCAACGCCCTACCAATGAGTACTCGCCTTGGATACGCGTGGTACAACCTCATGGTGGTTCAGGCAAAGGTTTTTATTTTATCCCAGAGATAGATGAGGAAGTGATGGTATCTTTTGAAAATCAAAACGCCGAAAGACCCTATGTCATCGGTAGCCACTACAACGGAAAAAGTAAAAGTGGGTATGCTACGAAAGATAATAGTGTGAAAGTCATAAAGACAAGGAGTAATCACACGATATTATTGGACGATAGTAAAGAAAAAATGAGTATTACGATTGTAGACCAAGCAGGAAATACGATTTATTTAGATACGGTAAACAAAAGTATTCAGATAGAAGCTCCCGAAACCATAAGTATCAAATGTAAGAATTTGGATATAGAAGTAGCTGAAAATATGAAAACTTCAGTAGGGCAAAATCAGGAGAGTACCATTGGTAAGAACTTAAAGATTGTTGCTCAAGAAGAGATAAGCCAAGATAGTGGTAAAAAGACCATTATTGCCAGTGGCGATAATACGGAGATTTCAGCTAAACGAGATTTAGACTTGTATGGTAAGCAAAATTTAATTGGTTACACCGATGGAAAATCTGAAATAGGAGCCAAAGAACAAATGCACCTTTTTGGTACAAAATCTTTAATTACTGCCAAAGACAAGATAGAATACAAAGCACCGAGTATGAATAAACTCCCAGAGAAAGGAGAATTTAAGTATGATAAGGAGAAGAAGATTATTAATGCTCAATGGATGTGTTCAGAGTTTAAGACTCCAGTAAAAACAGCTCAGTATAATGAGAAATTAAGTTTATTAGTACAGACTAGAAATTATGAAGAAGGAGAAACGATTACCATTGTAGTGGGAGAGTTGAACGATAAGGATATTAATGAGCAAGGAAAGGAGATTACTTTAAGTGGAACAGTGGATAATCGAGGTTTTGCAGAGTTACGAGAGAAAGTAGAAGTTTTGCAAGAAACCGAAGCCGAAAAACAATTAGCCGAACAGGAAAGACAAAAGGAACAAGAGAAGTTGAACAATGAAATTTATAAAACTTACGAAGGCAAGGACTACACCTATAACGAATGGAAGATAAAAGAGCAAGAACTTTGGGAAGAATATAAACGAAATAAAACACGAAAATAA